In Pieris brassicae chromosome 12, ilPieBrab1.1, whole genome shotgun sequence, the genomic window GGTCCGCCCCAACTCCTCGTCGTCTTTGAGAACTCGCTGAACTCTCCTCGGGACGGACACTCCATTGCGGTGCATCCACTCTCGGTTTCCGATCAGAACTATTTGTTCCGCGTCCTGTAACCGGCCACCCTCGCTCATAAAAGGCGGATCGAAATCGAGCGGCCACCCTGTGCGGTGACGATAAGTTTTCATATCTACCTGGTCATCGCCATTATGGATGATAGCGTTCAGCCGGTGAGCCGCCTGCGCGGAACTGAGGGCCGAATCGCCATCGCCCTCTATCATGTCCACGGGAACACCCCGAAGTCGGAACGACGAGCCTTCTCTGTTAAATTAATCACGAAcgctaaaactaaattaaagttaaactGAACGTTAACGTCGAAATTAACCTGGTCTGTAACCTTTCAGCCCCGATGTCGAGTCGCGGGAAATCGCTGCGCGTGCGCAGAGTGAGTTTGGCCCTGAGCCCGCAGCCCGGGGCCGCAGTGAAGCCACCGCATTGCGCTCGATCCGAGGAACCGAGGACCGCCGTGCACCACCGGACTATGGCTGTCGGAGAGATTCACTTCGGTGAGCGTCGATCGGTTTCGACGATGTTCGGCCGACTCGTAGACGAGGACGGCGTTCGGAAGACGACTCACCGGAAGCCACGGGGTGTTCGGAGTTCAGTTCCGCGGTGAGTATGCAGGCGAGGATGTCTTGAAGGGAGTTAGCTTCCCCCGTGAGCAGCGAAACTCTCGCCACGGTGGTGCTCCCGCGGGTGATGGTCCCCGTTTTGTCGAATATTACCGTTTTAACCTGCGACAGAGAGAAACCTTCGAATCGTGAGCGAGAAACGCGTCATCGTTCGCTCCGCGGGCGAAGGTACGTACTTtgtgagcgttttctaagggtTCCGCCCCCTTTATGAGCAGACCCAATTTGGCCCCGACGCCCGTGGCGACCATGACGGCGGTGGGCGTGGCCAGCCCGAGCGCGCACGGGCACGCTATGGCCAGAACGGACAGAGCGAAGTGGAACGAGGTCTGCACTATCAGTTCCCAGTCGGAGAAGGTGCGGTAGATTTCCTGAAATGGTCAATTTCCTCATCTGCATCTGTCAAATCGTTTGGCAAACGAAAATCTAACTTTCCGAGAAATACATTCTACACTGACCGGTGTGATCTTTTTGATCTTGTCGATATCCACGGCGCCCGTGATGATCCAGCAGACGAGGGTCAGAACGGACAAGAAGACCACTATCGGCACGAAGTATCTGGAACGAACAACGCGAGTTGGAACGTTCGCTCTCTTGCTTATACCTTTCTACCTCGAGGGACGACGGACGCCCTCACCCCGCGATGGTGTCGGCCAGCCTCTGCACGGGTGCCTTGCTGCTCTGGGCCTCTTCGACGAGGCGCACGATCTGCGCGAGAGTGGACGCCTCCCCGGTGTGGGTGGCGCGCATCAGGAGGGCTCCGTGCTGGTTGATGCTTCCGCCTATCACGAGCGAATCTGGAGAGTGGTCGATTAGCGTTTAGTGTGCCGCTTCGGCGAGAGCTCTCGACGTGAACGAATTCGACGAGATACCTTTGCCTTTCGCGACGGGCATGGACTCTCCGGTGATGAGGGACTCGTCGCATGTGCTCTGCCCCGACATCACTTTGCCGTCCACGGGGATCTTGGCGCCCGGGAGTACCTACGGACCGGATGAATCCCATTACCCGGATTCAAAGAACACACACGTTTACACATTTCTCTAAGTGCAAAGTATACCTTCAAGACGTCTCCTCTCTCCACCAGCTCGACGGGGATGCTCTTCTCCGAGATCTCTCGACCCTCGCCGTCGAGCGTCACCAGCACCGCCTCCGTCGCCTTCAGGGACAACAGCTTCGACAGAGCTTCGGAGGTCTTGCCCTGTCGTATCGGACGGACGATTATTGCGCTGATCTCTCTCGGTAGACCGAAAAAGTTCAACAATATTGTACTCACTTTCGCGATGTGCTCCAGCCACCGTCCCAAGGACACGAAGACCAGCAACATGGGCGGAGTGTCGAAGAAAGTCAAGGGACTGGTGTCCGTCTGCATGGCCATCGCCGCGATGACCACGGCCAAGGAGTACGCGTAACTGCGGACGTGTACGGGGAGAAATAACGTTTGCCAGACGAGGAAGGAAGAAGGCCAATAGTCCAGAGGCGAATTGCCGAATTACCTGATGGTAGTGGTCATGGAGATGAGGACGTCCATGTTGGAGGTGCCGTGGCGGAGGGCCTTGTAGGCCTGCTTGTAGAAGTGCCAGCCCCCGATGAACTGAAACAGTTTTCATCGAACACGTTGGAACTACGGACATTGGACAGTTTCAAAAGTCGGATTCGCTCTCGACTCTACCTGGACGGGCGTGGCCAGGGCCCACATGATGAGATTTTCCAGGCTCAGGCCGGGAAGGACGCAGCACATGTCCCGGGCGTCGTGGCCCTCGCCCATGTGCCACATGAAGTAAACCATGGCCGCCATGCACGGCGCGCCGAATATCAGGGAGATCAAAAAGGCCGTGCGCCATTTCCTTATCTCCTCTCTGGAACGAGGAGAAAACTCTCATTCACCTATTCCATCCCACCAGTCAGGAGAACGACTCGTCCCACCGAAGCGGGCGACTCACTTGTGCTCTAGGTAGTTCCCGCTATTCCGTATGCCGGAGGTGACGAGGCTGGCGTCGAACCCGAGGCCGTTGACCGCGTCGCAGATCTTCCGGGCGCCTATCGCTTCGGGGTCGTACTTCACTTTGCCTCTGAATCGAAAACAAATCGTGGTCAGCGGACGGGGACTATCGACACTAACGAGACGCGAAAAGGCCCAAAAGGCCGAAGGGCCTACTTGGAAGTGGTGAGAGCGACGACGCAAGACACGACTCCGTCGAGTTTGAGCAGTCGCTTCTCGATCTTGCTCACGCACGACGCACACGTCATCCCTCTTATCTGGAATTCGAAAAGGTTTTTCTTTCTGAAATGGCTCAGCATATCGATACAAATGCGAAAAGCTAATTGAACGAAAAGTTACCAAAAGCGTCAGATCCCTCGGCGCGCCGCTCTCGCCGACCACTTCGGCGGGGAAGCCCAGCTCCGTGATGGATTGCGCTATAGACGCGGCCGGAATCACGTTCGGTTCGAACCTCACCTCCGCCTTTGCGGCCAAGAGGGCTATCACTACGGAATGAACGCCTGAAAGCGAACGCGTCGTTAAAGTATCCGTTCGCCTGACGTCCGAACGCTCTCCTCCACTCACCGTTCAACTTGGAGCAATGTTTCTCGATAGCGGCCACGCAGGAGGCGCACGTCATCCCCCTGACTTCCAGCGTGCAGCGAGATATCTCCTCCGGCGCTGTCGCCACCGTCCCCTGGAACGAATGTGTAGTCCGGTTCCGATCAAAAGTTACGGGCGTCTCGTTTAATTTACGTAATCGAGAACGTCCGTAACGCTGCGAGGCAGAATAATGTCATAtcgaagaaaaataaaaatgaatcccacTCACGTTGGCCGGTGCTCCGTTGGCCCGCGGAGACAGATTGCCATCGCCGGAGGCTCGCTCGTGAGTGCTTTCTAAAAAAACTCACTCTTTAAATtccacaaaaataattatgcttTAGAGGGACTCTTTCCGTGAACGGAAACCACACTCCAAAATGGTCTCGTAATGTGACTCACCACTGAACGGTTTTCCGTCTACGCTGATGATATCCACGTCGAACCCGAGCGAATAGACGGCGTCTGCGATTTGTCTTGGCGTTATTGCTTCGCGCGAGAATCGAACCGAGGCCGAATTTTCAGCCAAACTCACGGCGTTGTGGAGGATTCCCGGCATTTCCGATAGGCTACCTGTTGCAAAGTTCAAATTTACATTTCATGTAAGTTGTCAATCACGGCTTATGTTCAATGACGGCAATGTAATCACCCTGTATAGTGTCGACGCACGACTGACACGTCATTCCCGTGACGGCTAGCAAGAGGGAACTCTCGTCTGAACTGACGCCGCTCATGTCGATCAATAAATCTGTTGGTATCTCGCGTTCAAGGAGATTTctgaaaaacaatatttagtaTGAAATTTTGGTAATAGACATTATGAAGTGATGTAAACTTGTGACAGCTCACTTGGTCTCGTCCTCCGTGTCCACTTCGAAGGGCACTTCGAAGCCCATATCTTCTATATGTGACCGGATAACGCTCGCAGTACACTCGCGAGGGTCATATTTGAAATAACCGGCCTTTTCTGATAACTCCACCTGCAAacattcaaaatgtttttaaggCATTGGACAATTATTGGCTTACACGGTGTCCACTAATCTCCCTGCTTGTGCCGAAGCCTCATCATCATATAAGTATCGGGAAATGGGATAACTCACTTTGACGTGTCGCACTCCGGGCAGCTCTCCGACGGATCCTTCGATATTTCTGACACACGACTGACACGTCATGCCATTGATCGGCACACGAATCGAGACCGGCTCCTCGCTCGAGTCCCTGGAACCAGATCATTATTCTCAATGTCgtgaagtaaaatattaaacttcgATATAGTTTTTCGATATTAATTGTCGGCCTATCGGTCAATACTAACAATTAGtaaatagtagtaataattatatcgaAACTTAATTCTAAAACATTGCAAAAATCAGCATAAAACAACTACGTCTCATAAGAAATTCtcagttatattaattactacaAGGAAAATCCcttatgatttaaattaaatttatgctcgatgtaattataatagattaaaattagGTTGATGGGTATCAATCTGTTCCCGCTTTCCAGCGAGACCTTCACGACATAATTGGCTCTGTTGGTTGTTGGACTCAAAAATGCACTAAACAGTATTCTGtattacataacaatatattgtCTTATTTCTATGGATTTTTCATGTGTATGGTAAGATTAGAAGAGAGATTAGGTTGTTGCACAAATAATTGagtatgtaatgtaatgattGCTACCTCTCTCTATCTCTTAATACAGATATAGCACGCCTCCATACATCCTAAATTTAGAAGCATCTCATAGATAGATTAATGAACAATCGACATATCAAGCCTACACCTGATCATCCAGATCGGTCCGCGGACGGAGGAGGTATActtgaacacacaaaaaaaaacccgTAGCGTTGATGAGGAGGTTTCCTCATTCGTTtttcgttaaatatttaataacagcCATTTTTCCTGTTGACCtttccttaaatatttttattcggaatttaattatttttataaagttaccACGATTTAGTCTAAAACAATACTACTGTAGAAAGTACTACTGCTAGTAGAAATTGTACAGTAAATATGTACAATGTAGTAATATTCTCGTTTGTACGGATACCTTTACAATCGTTAATGAATTGTGTTGTGGGAATGGAAACTGGAGCGACTGTGGGAATGACGTTATCGTTTTAGCTTCTTTTTACTAATAATCTACTCGTAGTCATGTTGAGGGTCGAACCTAATTCGAGATACCTAAAGCTTTGCAAATTAAGTAGCAAATTGTAACTTTACCACTTTTGCACCAAACGTAGACCAATGTCGGTGACAAACATAACGTTAGAGTGACGTTTTAGCACTATTCACACATGACGAACACTTGCACGGCAACttgtacaataaattaaacaaaaatatctgcGGTTTGCGGAATACTGCAGTAATTAGTCGGTCGAGTGCAAAAACAGCACTCCTTAAGCGTTTACAGTGATAACTTTATTGTAGAGTAGTAAATTCTGCCTCACACCAAACTATAAGCAAAAGCTAGAAAAGTGAAGGTGTTTTCTCTTCCGTGGAACACGTAAGCACGTCGCGTTGCATGTCTAGTTACGTATATACGTATGAAATTTATGGAGAATTTTTAAGAGCTAAACGTCGCTTTATTAGCGCTTAACGCGCTGTTTTGTACGCGCGAGTGTCGTGTGAATTGACTCCACACGGGCCTTTTGTTGACCGTGGTTTTACCATATGAATAATCTCTGAGATTTGTTATCATAAATACCGTGCATGAATACGAAAGTCATttgaatacattaaaaacGATCTCCAAGTATTTTAGAATTCTCTAATATAAATCAGTGTTATATATAATGCCgaaaaatcataatttgtcTCAAAAGAAGCGCTTAATGTACTTTCAATACATAAAGTTCATTAATACATTTGAGTAAGGTAATGATGTAGTGATAATCATTGActacatatagatatatatacgTTTAACCTATTTGGCAGAAAATACGAAacaccatattcttgcaaataagtaatataattactatttgttTCACAATCTAAGGTGAAGAGAGAAGATAAAAACCGTAAATGTTTTTCGAAATCCTGGATAAACACACTGTAACTACTACAAGATACAACTTACCGGCGTCTCCCAGTGCTACAGTCAGACTGAGTGTTTAATCAACAGCTGGTGCTTagttgaaataattgttttagtttagCTATTACTTGTTTCAAAACTATCCTTTGTCTTATTCGCGAGAACGACCTTTCTACGAAGTTAACCGACCGAGACCAAACAGGAGGATTATGTTTCAATAAACCATAAAAATAAGACATGACGATTTTAGACTGGCTAATACTCTGTGCGTCGTCTGGCTACTTTCCACGGTTCGATTTCTCGAAAATTGTTAccgaaaatattaataactttattttttatagtccAATTAAACATAGTATTATCGTTGAGATATAACTCAAGGTTTCAAATATGTCATTTTCCTTTATCAATTATCCGCACACGGCATATTATTTTGACATGGCAGTCTTTCATTCGCTTGTTTTCGGCATCAGGATCACTAGCTTGCAAGGGGGGATTAAACGACATCGTAGTTGGAGTGCAACGTGGCTCTACCTGCCGTCCTCACCATAGCCAAGTCCAATCATGCATACGAGTCCATATCGAAGACCTGGAATGCGGGGGAGTGGTCTGAAGGTCTTTACCTATGACTTAGATCACGCTAATTTCCCTCAAACAATACTTGTATTATAGCGgtatttacaaacaatacGGCATTGTGAGCGATAAACCCGCCTCTCACACTATTTTTCACTTCAGACCATAGTCCATACGACATtactaatttaaacaattataattaacgttTAATATCACGGTTACCATGTAGTATATAACTGCATGTACTGTAAGATATGAAGAAgctcttaaattaattttgcttATCCATCACATTTCAAACAGATATATAGTCTTTGATTAGAATATTACAAACATTTCAACTAATAATAATGCTGATAAGtaaatttatcattatgaCTATCACATGctggatattattttatcacgcgtgtaaaaatatcatacaaaaaaaaaaagattattagaTTAACTTATAGTGCGGTACATTTAATCACGAATGGGCATAGACTTGAAGTGCTACGTACGTGGCTTGATGCGTGGGTGTACAAAAGTCAAACAAAAGCATGACACGAGAAAGGTAATAAATGTGTCACAAGGCTGAGGTACTTTGGCCCACTGTTGAGTTGTGCCATAGCAAGTGCTACACGTGACAAGTCGAAGGTTGCCTTCGCCACCAGTTTTGTCGACCGCCTTTCAATAGTGGTCGCTTCAACAATatctaaagtatttaaaaatgtataaacaaacATGTTACTCATGATGGAGCCGAAAATAGTAGTGGGTCTAAGCACATCGAATCTATTGCCACCCATATAATGACCTCATCCATCCGTCCCGGCAAGTGGGCGGGAAAAATTCACCCCCGAGAATGTTTAATATCGTCCCTTCTCATAATTCCCAGCATTCCTTCATGCCTTATTCAGAACTGCACAGAATCACTAATAATGATTCCATAAGCGAACTTCTCCACCTAGTTTCTTAACACGGGCAAGAAGCATTTTTGGATGTCGTTGCCTGTAACCTGCAAATACCTGTGTGTAGTATTCATGTGCCGATTCGTTTGGCAGCTTCAACATAAAGCACAgacgataaaaaaaaatgttatacgtGAAATTGTTAACTCCTTCGAGATAGACAAAATTCGTGGGATTAGGTGATTGACACCCGTAAATctaccatatctcccttcttaTAGATAGTATCTCGAGACACCAATATTGATGATAAACTATCTCAGAAGGCGGAGGATTTTAATACAGTATTGATTACGTTCACAAGATAGTACTCCATATATCAGAAAAGTCTGAAATCGCAATGCCATACATAGCAATTCTTTTACTTTAGCAAcgattttcattaat contains:
- the LOC123717067 gene encoding copper-transporting ATPase 2 isoform X5 is translated as MTTNTTLTDATPEMTAKEKSGDSSEEPVSIRVPINGMTCQSCVRNIEGSVGELPGVRHVKVELSEKAGYFKYDPRECTASVIRSHIEDMGFEVPFEVDTEDETKNLLEREIPTDLLIDMSGVSSDESSLLLAVTGMTCQSCVDTIQGSLSEMPGILHNAVSLAENSASVRFSREAITPRQIADAVYSLGFDVDIISVDGKPFSESTHERASGDGNLSPRANGAPANGTVATAPEEISRCTLEVRGMTCASCVAAIEKHCSKLNGVHSVVIALLAAKAEVRFEPNVIPAASIAQSITELGFPAEVVGESGAPRDLTLLIRGMTCASCVSKIEKRLLKLDGVVSCVVALTTSKGKVKYDPEAIGARKICDAVNGLGFDASLVTSGIRNSGNYLEHKEEIRKWRTAFLISLIFGAPCMAAMVYFMWHMGEGHDARDMCCVLPGLSLENLIMWALATPVQFIGGWHFYKQAYKALRHGTSNMDVLISMTTTISYAYSLAVVIAAMAMQTDTSPLTFFDTPPMLLVFVSLGRWLEHIAKGKTSEALSKLLSLKATEAVLVTLDGEGREISEKSIPVELVERGDVLKVLPGAKIPVDGKVMSGQSTCDESLITGESMPVAKGKDSLVIGGSINQHGALLMRATHTGEASTLAQIVRLVEEAQSSKAPVQRLADTIAGYFVPIVVFLSVLTLVCWIITGAVDIDKIKKITPEIYRTFSDWELIVQTSFHFALSVLAIACPCALGLATPTAVMVATGVGAKLGLLIKGAEPLENAHKVKTVIFDKTGTITRGSTTVARVSLLTGEANSLQDILACILTAELNSEHPVASAIVRWCTAVLGSSDRAQCGGFTAAPGCGLRAKLTLRTRSDFPRLDIGAERLQTREGSSFRLRGVPVDMIEGDGDSALSSAQAAHRLNAIIHNGDDQDAEQIVLIGNREWMHRNGVSVPRRVQRVLKDDEELGRTAVLVAINDQLVCTIGVADEVKPEAHLAVYCLKKMGLEVCLLTGDNRKTAVAIARQVGITKVYAEVLPSHKVAKIQKLQEKGQKVAMVGDGVNDSPALAQADVGIAIASGTDVAVEAADLVLMRNDLLDVVACLELSRTTVRRIRLNFVFASVYNLLGIPLASGAFALFGLQLQPWMASAAMAMSSVSVVCSSLMLKTFRKAKAENLRTTEYLQSIHLERLDSVSVHRGLDDKIYPDSRASPLANKRRDSLQTALLKV
- the LOC123717067 gene encoding copper-transporting ATPase 1 isoform X4, whose product is MFVTDIGLRLVQKWDSSEEPVSIRVPINGMTCQSCVRNIEGSVGELPGVRHVKVELSEKAGYFKYDPRECTASVIRSHIEDMGFEVPFEVDTEDETKNLLEREIPTDLLIDMSGVSSDESSLLLAVTGMTCQSCVDTIQGSLSEMPGILHNAVSLAENSASVRFSREAITPRQIADAVYSLGFDVDIISVDGKPFSESTHERASGDGNLSPRANGAPANGTVATAPEEISRCTLEVRGMTCASCVAAIEKHCSKLNGVHSVVIALLAAKAEVRFEPNVIPAASIAQSITELGFPAEVVGESGAPRDLTLLIRGMTCASCVSKIEKRLLKLDGVVSCVVALTTSKGKVKYDPEAIGARKICDAVNGLGFDASLVTSGIRNSGNYLEHKEEIRKWRTAFLISLIFGAPCMAAMVYFMWHMGEGHDARDMCCVLPGLSLENLIMWALATPVQFIGGWHFYKQAYKALRHGTSNMDVLISMTTTISYAYSLAVVIAAMAMQTDTSPLTFFDTPPMLLVFVSLGRWLEHIAKGKTSEALSKLLSLKATEAVLVTLDGEGREISEKSIPVELVERGDVLKVLPGAKIPVDGKVMSGQSTCDESLITGESMPVAKGKDSLVIGGSINQHGALLMRATHTGEASTLAQIVRLVEEAQSSKAPVQRLADTIAGYFVPIVVFLSVLTLVCWIITGAVDIDKIKKITPEIYRTFSDWELIVQTSFHFALSVLAIACPCALGLATPTAVMVATGVGAKLGLLIKGAEPLENAHKVKTVIFDKTGTITRGSTTVARVSLLTGEANSLQDILACILTAELNSEHPVASAIVRWCTAVLGSSDRAQCGGFTAAPGCGLRAKLTLRTRSDFPRLDIGAERLQTREGSSFRLRGVPVDMIEGDGDSALSSAQAAHRLNAIIHNGDDQDAEQIVLIGNREWMHRNGVSVPRRVQRVLKDDEELGRTAVLVAINDQLVCTIGVADEVKPEAHLAVYCLKKMGLEVCLLTGDNRKTAVAIARQVGITKVYAEVLPSHKVAKIQKLQEKGQKVAMVGDGVNDSPALAQADVGIAIASGTDVAVEAADLVLMRNDLLDVVACLELSRTTVRRIRLNFVFASVYNLLGIPLASGAFALFGLQLQPWMASAAMAMSSVSVVCSSLMLKTFRKAKAENLRTTEYLQSIHLERLDSVSVHRGLDDKIYPDSRASPLAKLFQRNKPSEGCLLREEDDLMTVSFIPKRPTREQPGVNG
- the LOC123717067 gene encoding copper-transporting ATPase 2 isoform X1; the protein is MTTNTTLTDATPEMTAKEKSGDSSEEPVSIRVPINGMTCQSCVRNIEGSVGELPGVRHVKVELSEKAGYFKYDPRECTASVIRSHIEDMGFEVPFEVDTEDETKNLLEREIPTDLLIDMSGVSSDESSLLLAVTGMTCQSCVDTIQGSLSEMPGILHNAVSLAENSASVRFSREAITPRQIADAVYSLGFDVDIISVDGKPFSESTHERASGDGNLSPRANGAPANGTVATAPEEISRCTLEVRGMTCASCVAAIEKHCSKLNGVHSVVIALLAAKAEVRFEPNVIPAASIAQSITELGFPAEVVGESGAPRDLTLLIRGMTCASCVSKIEKRLLKLDGVVSCVVALTTSKGKVKYDPEAIGARKICDAVNGLGFDASLVTSGIRNSGNYLEHKEEIRKWRTAFLISLIFGAPCMAAMVYFMWHMGEGHDARDMCCVLPGLSLENLIMWALATPVQFIGGWHFYKQAYKALRHGTSNMDVLISMTTTISYAYSLAVVIAAMAMQTDTSPLTFFDTPPMLLVFVSLGRWLEHIAKGKTSEALSKLLSLKATEAVLVTLDGEGREISEKSIPVELVERGDVLKVLPGAKIPVDGKVMSGQSTCDESLITGESMPVAKGKDSLVIGGSINQHGALLMRATHTGEASTLAQIVRLVEEAQSSKAPVQRLADTIAGYFVPIVVFLSVLTLVCWIITGAVDIDKIKKITPEIYRTFSDWELIVQTSFHFALSVLAIACPCALGLATPTAVMVATGVGAKLGLLIKGAEPLENAHKVKTVIFDKTGTITRGSTTVARVSLLTGEANSLQDILACILTAELNSEHPVASAIVRWCTAVLGSSDRAQCGGFTAAPGCGLRAKLTLRTRSDFPRLDIGAERLQTREGSSFRLRGVPVDMIEGDGDSALSSAQAAHRLNAIIHNGDDQDAEQIVLIGNREWMHRNGVSVPRRVQRVLKDDEELGRTAVLVAINDQLVCTIGVADEVKPEAHLAVYCLKKMGLEVCLLTGDNRKTAVAIARQVGITKVYAEVLPSHKVAKIQKLQEKGQKVAMVGDGVNDSPALAQADVGIAIASGTDVAVEAADLVLMRNDLLDVVACLELSRTTVRRIRLNFVFASVYNLLGIPLASGAFALFGLQLQPWMASAAMAMSSVSVVCSSLMLKTFRKAKAENLRTTEYLQSIHLERLDSVSVHRGLDDKIYPDSRASPLAKLFQRNKPSEGCLLREEDDLMTVSFIPKRPTREQPGVNG
- the LOC123717067 gene encoding copper-transporting ATPase 1 isoform X2: MLSKGFKYSRLDDEDVGDSSEEPVSIRVPINGMTCQSCVRNIEGSVGELPGVRHVKVELSEKAGYFKYDPRECTASVIRSHIEDMGFEVPFEVDTEDETKNLLEREIPTDLLIDMSGVSSDESSLLLAVTGMTCQSCVDTIQGSLSEMPGILHNAVSLAENSASVRFSREAITPRQIADAVYSLGFDVDIISVDGKPFSESTHERASGDGNLSPRANGAPANGTVATAPEEISRCTLEVRGMTCASCVAAIEKHCSKLNGVHSVVIALLAAKAEVRFEPNVIPAASIAQSITELGFPAEVVGESGAPRDLTLLIRGMTCASCVSKIEKRLLKLDGVVSCVVALTTSKGKVKYDPEAIGARKICDAVNGLGFDASLVTSGIRNSGNYLEHKEEIRKWRTAFLISLIFGAPCMAAMVYFMWHMGEGHDARDMCCVLPGLSLENLIMWALATPVQFIGGWHFYKQAYKALRHGTSNMDVLISMTTTISYAYSLAVVIAAMAMQTDTSPLTFFDTPPMLLVFVSLGRWLEHIAKGKTSEALSKLLSLKATEAVLVTLDGEGREISEKSIPVELVERGDVLKVLPGAKIPVDGKVMSGQSTCDESLITGESMPVAKGKDSLVIGGSINQHGALLMRATHTGEASTLAQIVRLVEEAQSSKAPVQRLADTIAGYFVPIVVFLSVLTLVCWIITGAVDIDKIKKITPEIYRTFSDWELIVQTSFHFALSVLAIACPCALGLATPTAVMVATGVGAKLGLLIKGAEPLENAHKVKTVIFDKTGTITRGSTTVARVSLLTGEANSLQDILACILTAELNSEHPVASAIVRWCTAVLGSSDRAQCGGFTAAPGCGLRAKLTLRTRSDFPRLDIGAERLQTREGSSFRLRGVPVDMIEGDGDSALSSAQAAHRLNAIIHNGDDQDAEQIVLIGNREWMHRNGVSVPRRVQRVLKDDEELGRTAVLVAINDQLVCTIGVADEVKPEAHLAVYCLKKMGLEVCLLTGDNRKTAVAIARQVGITKVYAEVLPSHKVAKIQKLQEKGQKVAMVGDGVNDSPALAQADVGIAIASGTDVAVEAADLVLMRNDLLDVVACLELSRTTVRRIRLNFVFASVYNLLGIPLASGAFALFGLQLQPWMASAAMAMSSVSVVCSSLMLKTFRKAKAENLRTTEYLQSIHLERLDSVSVHRGLDDKIYPDSRASPLAKLFQRNKPSEGCLLREEDDLMTVSFIPKRPTREQPGVNG
- the LOC123717067 gene encoding copper-transporting ATPase 2 isoform X3 — translated: MTTNTTLTDATPEMTAKEKSGDSSEEPVSIRVPINGMTCQSCVRNIEGSVGELPGVRHVKVELSEKAGYFKYDPRECTASVIRSHIEDMGFEVPFEVDTEDETKNLLEREIPTDLLIDMSGVSSDESSLLLAVTGMTCQSCVDTIQGSLSEMPGILHNAVSLAENSASVRFSREAITPRQIADAVYSLGFDVDIISVDGKPFSESTHERASGDGNLSPRANGAPANGTVATAPEEISRCTLEVRGMTCASCVAAIEKHCSKLNGVHSVVIALLAAKAEVRFEPNVIPAASIAQSITELGFPAEVVGESGAPRDLTLLIRGMTCASCVSKIEKRLLKLDGVVSCVVALTTSKGKVKYDPEAIGARKICDAVNGLGFDASLVTSGIRNSGNYLEHKEEIRKWRTAFLISLIFGAPCMAAMVYFMWHMGEGHDARDMCCVLPGLSLENLIMWALATPVQFIGGWHFYKQAYKALRHGTSNMDVLISMTTTISYAYSLAVVIAAMAMQTDTSPLTFFDTPPMLLVFVSLGRWLEHIAKGKTSEALSKLLSLKATEAVLVTLDGEGREISEKSIPVELVERGDVLKVLPGAKIPVDGKVMSGQSTCDESLITGESMPVAKGKDSLVIGGSINQHGALLMRATHTGEASTLAQIVRLVEEAQSSKAPVQRLADTIAGYFVPIVVFLSVLTLVCWIITGAVDIDKIKKITPEIYRTFSDWELIVQTSFHFALSVLAIACPCALGLATPTAVMVATGVGAKLGLLIKGAEPLENAHKVKTVIFDKTGTITRGSTTVARVSLLTGEANSLQDILACILTAELNSEHPVASAIVRWCTAVLGSSDRAQCGGFTAAPGCGLRAKLTLRTRSDFPRLDIGAEREGSSFRLRGVPVDMIEGDGDSALSSAQAAHRLNAIIHNGDDQDAEQIVLIGNREWMHRNGVSVPRRVQRVLKDDEELGRTAVLVAINDQLVCTIGVADEVKPEAHLAVYCLKKMGLEVCLLTGDNRKTAVAIARQVGITKVYAEVLPSHKVAKIQKLQEKGQKVAMVGDGVNDSPALAQADVGIAIASGTDVAVEAADLVLMRNDLLDVVACLELSRTTVRRIRLNFVFASVYNLLGIPLASGAFALFGLQLQPWMASAAMAMSSVSVVCSSLMLKTFRKAKAENLRTTEYLQSIHLERLDSVSVHRGLDDKIYPDSRASPLAKLFQRNKPSEGCLLREEDDLMTVSFIPKRPTREQPGVNG